From Oceanococcus sp. HetDA_MAG_MS8, the proteins below share one genomic window:
- a CDS encoding NADP-dependent isocitrate dehydrogenase encodes MGESKPTITYTITDEAPMLATASFLPIISAYLAAAGVKVDVADISLAARILSSFPDYLSEEQQVPDYLAQLAELTQDPGANIIKLPNISAAVEQLRSAIKELQSQGYKIPDYPMDASDDKEREIQGRYAKVLGSAVNPVLREGNSDRRAPKAVKEYARKNPHSMGEWSMASRTHVAHMREGDFYHGEKSMTVDKPCSVRMELITKDGETHVLKPEVKLLAGEVIDSMFMSKKALVEFYEEQMQDAHETGMLFSLHVKATMMKVSHPIVFGHAVKTYYKEAFAKHKFWFDTLGVNVNNGLVDLYQKIELLPRSLREEVIQDMHACHQHRPALAMVDSARGITNLHAPNDVIVDASMPAMIRAGGKMWGADGKTHDTKAVIPESTFARIYQEVVNFCKTNGAFDPRTMGTVPNVGLMAQKAEEYGSHDKTFEVEAAGEARVVDNATGEVLMTLEVEEGDIWRMCQVKDEPIRDWVKLAVNRARASGMPAVFWLDPYRPHEAEILKKVHAYLAEHDTEGLDIRTMSQVRAMRFSLERASRGLDTIAVTGNILRDYLTDLFPILELGTSAKMLSIVPLMKGGGLYETGAGGSAPKHVQQLVEENHLRWDSLGEFLALAASLDDLGMKFDQPQIRIMADTLDAATGRLLDEGKSPSRRTGELDNRGSQYFLARYWAEALAEQSDDAELQACFKPIAEDLAAKEEQVLDELTQIQGKAVDIGGYFWPNKAKLAEVMRPSATFNAVLEKLPAA; translated from the coding sequence ATGGGCGAATCTAAGCCGACAATTACTTACACGATTACGGACGAAGCGCCAATGCTGGCGACTGCATCGTTCTTGCCGATCATCAGCGCCTACCTTGCCGCTGCAGGGGTGAAGGTTGATGTTGCTGATATCTCTCTAGCGGCACGTATTCTGTCTTCATTCCCCGACTACTTGAGCGAAGAGCAGCAAGTGCCTGATTATTTGGCGCAGTTGGCCGAGCTCACTCAAGACCCTGGCGCGAACATCATTAAACTGCCCAACATCAGTGCGGCAGTGGAGCAGCTGCGCAGCGCCATCAAAGAGCTGCAAAGTCAGGGCTATAAAATTCCGGATTACCCCATGGATGCCTCCGATGATAAGGAGCGTGAAATCCAAGGGCGTTACGCCAAAGTGCTCGGCAGCGCCGTGAACCCGGTGCTCCGCGAAGGTAATTCTGATCGCCGCGCACCGAAGGCGGTCAAAGAGTACGCGCGCAAGAATCCCCACTCCATGGGGGAGTGGAGCATGGCTTCGCGTACGCACGTGGCGCACATGCGCGAAGGCGATTTCTACCATGGCGAAAAGTCCATGACCGTAGACAAACCTTGCAGCGTGCGGATGGAGCTCATCACCAAGGATGGCGAAACGCATGTCCTCAAGCCCGAAGTGAAACTGCTGGCCGGTGAAGTCATCGACAGTATGTTTATGAGCAAGAAGGCGCTGGTGGAGTTTTACGAAGAGCAGATGCAGGACGCGCACGAGACTGGAATGCTGTTCTCACTGCACGTCAAAGCCACCATGATGAAGGTGTCCCACCCCATCGTGTTCGGCCATGCGGTGAAGACCTACTACAAAGAGGCCTTTGCCAAGCACAAGTTCTGGTTCGATACCCTGGGCGTCAACGTCAACAACGGCCTGGTGGATCTGTATCAGAAAATCGAGCTCCTGCCACGCTCCTTGCGTGAGGAAGTCATTCAGGATATGCACGCCTGCCACCAGCACCGGCCTGCGCTCGCCATGGTGGATTCCGCACGCGGTATCACCAACCTGCATGCCCCCAATGATGTGATTGTGGACGCATCCATGCCGGCGATGATTCGTGCCGGCGGCAAAATGTGGGGAGCAGACGGAAAGACTCACGATACCAAGGCGGTCATTCCGGAAAGCACCTTCGCCCGCATCTACCAGGAAGTCGTCAACTTCTGTAAAACCAACGGCGCTTTCGACCCACGCACCATGGGCACCGTGCCCAACGTGGGACTGATGGCGCAAAAGGCCGAAGAGTACGGCTCTCACGACAAAACCTTTGAAGTAGAAGCCGCTGGTGAGGCCCGTGTGGTGGACAACGCTACCGGTGAGGTCTTGATGACTTTGGAGGTGGAAGAGGGCGACATCTGGCGGATGTGCCAGGTCAAGGACGAGCCGATCCGCGACTGGGTCAAACTGGCCGTCAATCGGGCGCGCGCCTCCGGTATGCCGGCTGTGTTCTGGCTGGACCCCTACCGCCCCCACGAGGCGGAGATTCTCAAGAAGGTCCATGCTTACCTAGCCGAGCATGACACCGAGGGTTTGGACATCCGCACGATGTCCCAGGTCCGGGCCATGCGCTTCTCGCTGGAGCGGGCCTCGCGCGGGCTGGATACCATTGCCGTGACCGGCAACATCCTGCGTGATTACCTCACCGACCTCTTCCCCATCCTGGAGCTAGGTACCAGTGCCAAAATGCTGTCTATCGTGCCCTTGATGAAAGGTGGTGGCCTGTACGAAACCGGCGCTGGGGGCTCCGCACCCAAGCATGTGCAGCAGTTGGTGGAAGAGAATCACCTGCGCTGGGATTCGTTGGGCGAGTTTTTGGCCTTGGCCGCCAGCCTGGATGATCTGGGCATGAAGTTCGACCAGCCGCAAATTCGCATCATGGCGGACACGCTGGATGCTGCCACTGGCCGCTTACTGGATGAGGGTAAATCGCCCTCGCGCCGTACCGGCGAGCTGGACAACCGCGGCAGCCAGTATTTCTTGGCGCGCTACTGGGCCGAGGCTCTGGCCGAGCAATCCGACGATGCCGAGCTGCAGGCTTGCTTCAAGCCCATTGCTGAAGATCTCGCGGCTAAGGAAGAGCAAGTGCTTGATGAGCTCACGCAGATTCAGGGTAAGGCCGTGGATATTGGCGGTTACTTCTGGCCCAACAAAGCCAAATTGGCTGAGGTTATGCGCCCCAGCGCCACCTTCAACGCCGTACTGGAAAAACTCCCGGCTGCTTAG
- a CDS encoding gamma-glutamyl-gamma-aminobutyrate hydrolase family protein (Members of this family of hydrolases with an active site Cys residue belong to MEROPS family C26.), whose amino-acid sequence MRAVVIRHVAFETLDGFAGPFLRSGFQTRLCDGWDPQAVQELRTADCAVLLGGPIGANDYANYPYLRELQAALVDRLKADKPTLGICLGAQMMALALGGELIRGSSLEIGAAPITLSTHGEQSCLQIFQRFPEAWHWHQDQFSLPPGTRPLASTETTAVQAFDRGEHILACQFHPEFAGGVEPWLVGHHVELMQARVPIAELRAQALHHKVDFAHKAEHVAQAWLHGFMD is encoded by the coding sequence ATGCGGGCCGTCGTTATACGGCATGTGGCCTTTGAAACTTTGGACGGCTTCGCCGGGCCATTTCTGCGCAGCGGATTTCAAACCCGACTCTGTGATGGCTGGGACCCTCAGGCTGTGCAGGAGCTGCGGACCGCGGATTGTGCAGTCTTGCTCGGTGGGCCCATCGGCGCGAATGACTACGCCAACTACCCCTATCTTCGAGAGCTGCAGGCTGCCTTAGTCGATCGGCTGAAGGCCGACAAACCCACCTTGGGTATCTGCTTGGGGGCGCAAATGATGGCGTTGGCTTTGGGCGGAGAGTTAATCCGGGGGAGCAGCTTAGAAATTGGTGCCGCGCCCATCACGCTAAGCACTCATGGAGAACAGTCTTGTTTGCAAATCTTCCAGCGCTTTCCTGAAGCCTGGCATTGGCATCAGGACCAGTTCAGTTTGCCGCCTGGCACGCGACCGCTCGCGTCGACCGAAACGACTGCAGTGCAGGCTTTTGATCGTGGCGAACACATTCTGGCATGCCAGTTTCATCCCGAGTTCGCCGGTGGTGTGGAGCCATGGCTAGTCGGGCATCACGTCGAGCTCATGCAGGCGAGGGTGCCCATAGCGGAACTTCGTGCGCAGGCTTTGCATCATAAGGTGGACTTTGCGCACAAAGCTGAGCATGTTGCGCAGGCGTGGCTGCATGGGTTTATGGATTGA
- a CDS encoding alpha/beta fold hydrolase, with translation MPKTAFSPRSLGNLNRRAARSLGNGLEWLFQRDQLIKSGKTWYELVYDGDPMAVRYYGLPDEAQVTLPDGSDMPVCRDQHAVPLILVPPLGVTTETFDLMPQRSLVRYMAARGFKTYMVDWGRPRKKHAHLGLYDYSQRMLAKAIDKVRAHSGCQEVSLFGWCMGGLLCLMHQGLNGDPNIRNIVTVASPIDLRGGGMVAQAAQLIDAPARLVRKYTNLRLQMLDPRAFNIPPWMTTLAFKLTDPVGSVTTYWDLITRLSDREFVESHTTTSAYLNNMLMYPGGVVRDMTEKMAIDNTLATGKLDLGEGKIADLANIQSNLLVYAGDRDHLVAAEIASRSLDLVSSEDKSFRVAPGGHMGVILGGKAYRSVWSESADWLAERSALPLAEAA, from the coding sequence ATGCCTAAAACAGCATTCAGCCCGCGCTCACTGGGTAATCTCAACCGGCGCGCGGCGCGCAGCCTGGGCAATGGTTTGGAATGGCTCTTCCAGCGTGACCAGCTTATTAAGTCTGGCAAGACTTGGTACGAACTGGTCTACGACGGCGACCCCATGGCAGTTCGCTACTACGGCCTCCCCGACGAAGCGCAGGTCACCTTGCCCGACGGTAGCGACATGCCCGTGTGTCGCGACCAGCACGCTGTCCCACTCATTTTGGTGCCACCGCTAGGGGTCACCACCGAGACTTTCGATTTGATGCCACAGCGCAGTCTAGTGCGCTATATGGCGGCGCGCGGCTTCAAGACCTATATGGTGGATTGGGGGCGGCCGCGGAAAAAGCACGCCCATCTAGGCTTGTACGATTACTCGCAGCGCATGCTCGCAAAAGCGATTGATAAGGTCCGCGCCCACTCTGGTTGCCAGGAAGTGAGCCTGTTCGGCTGGTGCATGGGTGGTCTGCTCTGCCTCATGCACCAAGGCCTGAATGGTGACCCCAATATCCGTAATATCGTCACCGTCGCCAGCCCCATTGATCTACGCGGTGGCGGCATGGTGGCTCAGGCTGCGCAGCTCATTGATGCACCAGCGCGTTTGGTACGTAAGTACACCAACTTGCGCTTGCAGATGCTCGACCCACGGGCCTTCAACATCCCACCATGGATGACCACTTTGGCCTTTAAGCTCACCGACCCCGTTGGCAGCGTGACGACCTACTGGGACTTGATCACGCGTTTGTCAGATCGTGAGTTTGTGGAGTCACACACCACCACTTCAGCCTATCTCAACAATATGCTGATGTACCCCGGTGGGGTGGTTCGCGATATGACCGAGAAAATGGCTATCGACAACACCCTGGCAACGGGGAAGCTGGACCTTGGAGAGGGCAAGATTGCTGATCTCGCCAACATTCAGTCCAATCTCTTGGTCTACGCGGGTGACCGAGACCACCTAGTGGCGGCAGAAATTGCATCGCGCAGCTTGGACTTGGTATCCAGCGAAGATAAGAGCTTCAGGGTTGCGCCCGGTGGGCATATGGGCGTGATATTAGGAGGCAAAGCCTATAGGTCGGTATGGTCCGAGTCGGCAGACTGGCTTGCCGAACGTTCTGCATTGCCCCTGGCTGAGGCGGCCTGA
- a CDS encoding DUF1298 domain-containing protein — protein sequence MITPALSSIAKGWLSLETADTPMHMGGLLYFRVPKTQSATAVATALYENWLEIPPTVAPWTLRLKRSWANRNQSAWQVDESLEMEYHLRHAALPRPGGERELGELISRLHGRPLDRSRPLWECYLIEGLHGNRFALYLKIHPALISGLDFLDGVLSGLSQRPTKQAQPPWTASIALQPKGALLSDWPHWVKPLWRHLRDAVSSSLPWAGLQHSPSSALNGRINGLRRFATQRYSRARLSALAKQFRVSDEDILYYAVGSALRRFFKEYNALPDEPLVAVVADRSRQDALLTPLLISLGTHLCNRRERLQEVRHSLRVARGMVQARPAAAANAEAAIEVMPYILRQLSRIDHRLPPMFNLGVVNYERPHQRSYLGKAQLEQVFPMPMLLQGSALAIASISDPDNIFVGLCGARDNLPHLQRIAVYMDRALEELEEEGLDDA from the coding sequence ATGATCACTCCTGCTTTATCTTCCATTGCCAAAGGATGGTTGAGCCTGGAAACAGCAGACACTCCCATGCACATGGGCGGACTACTGTATTTCCGGGTGCCGAAGACTCAGTCTGCGACGGCCGTAGCGACTGCGCTCTACGAGAACTGGCTTGAAATCCCGCCGACAGTAGCGCCGTGGACATTACGCCTCAAGCGCTCCTGGGCGAACCGCAATCAATCCGCATGGCAGGTCGATGAGAGCCTGGAAATGGAGTACCACCTGCGGCACGCGGCCCTGCCTCGGCCAGGTGGCGAGCGTGAGCTTGGCGAGTTGATTTCTCGTTTGCATGGCCGCCCACTGGATCGCAGCCGACCTTTGTGGGAGTGCTACCTCATTGAAGGCCTGCATGGGAATCGCTTTGCGCTCTACCTCAAAATTCATCCGGCTCTCATCAGCGGTTTAGATTTTCTGGATGGCGTGCTCAGCGGCTTGAGTCAACGACCGACCAAGCAGGCTCAGCCGCCGTGGACAGCCTCCATCGCTTTACAGCCTAAAGGCGCCTTACTTAGCGATTGGCCTCACTGGGTGAAGCCTTTGTGGCGCCATCTGCGCGACGCGGTGAGTTCCTCTTTGCCCTGGGCCGGATTGCAGCATTCACCTAGCTCGGCGCTGAATGGCCGCATCAATGGGCTGCGTCGTTTTGCCACCCAGCGTTACTCTCGTGCCCGCCTCAGTGCCTTGGCCAAGCAGTTCCGGGTGAGTGATGAAGACATTTTGTACTACGCGGTGGGTAGTGCCTTAAGGCGATTTTTCAAAGAATATAATGCGTTGCCTGACGAGCCTTTGGTTGCCGTGGTGGCCGACCGCTCCCGCCAGGACGCCCTTTTGACGCCATTGCTCATTAGCTTGGGCACGCATCTGTGTAATCGGCGCGAGCGTCTTCAAGAAGTGCGGCACAGCCTTAGGGTAGCGCGGGGGATGGTTCAGGCACGCCCGGCTGCGGCTGCAAATGCCGAAGCGGCCATCGAGGTGATGCCGTATATCCTGCGCCAGCTATCGCGAATCGATCATCGCCTGCCCCCCATGTTTAACTTGGGTGTGGTGAACTACGAACGACCTCATCAACGCAGTTATCTGGGTAAGGCCCAGCTCGAGCAGGTGTTTCCAATGCCGATGCTACTGCAGGGCTCGGCTTTAGCGATTGCAAGCATTTCTGATCCAGACAACATCTTTGTCGGGCTGTGCGGCGCGCGCGATAATTTGCCGCACCTGCAACGTATTGCGGTGTATATGGATCGCGCACTTGAAGAGTTAGAAGAAGAGGGACTAGACGATGCCTAA
- a CDS encoding alanine racemase, with protein sequence MQRRHFLGLCAVGLPAAGWLLRPSDAGAAYSSEFASWNEQLRLHGEGRPRMLLDLNAVDHNLALVLANLGSQDSRKHLRLVVKSLPSIELLEYLMRAAQTERLMVFDLPRLQVITEALPQVDVLMGKPMPVAAVAAYYDGHDSGFDPARQLQWLVDSPQRLQEYLALAKARDLRLSINIELDVGLRRGGVTAGTVLDEMLSVIQAHPKHLVWSGFMGYDAHVVKVPDLIADTSTLFRQAMQAYNAAVAQLKQDFPSLTQNLAADRPCLNTAGSPTFRLHQQETLCNEVAVGSGIVQPTDFDIPSLEGHRPACFIASPVLKQLGALELPGNQQLGALWARWDVNQRRRYFIYGGDWKAKYYQPAGLQPNPLYGRSTNQDLVCSSPATALNVGDHVFLRPTQSERVLAQFGDLFICRGSTHLDQWTTMRV encoded by the coding sequence ATGCAAAGACGCCACTTTTTAGGATTATGCGCGGTTGGGCTGCCTGCGGCAGGGTGGTTACTCAGGCCTAGCGACGCTGGCGCCGCATACAGCTCAGAATTCGCTAGCTGGAACGAACAGCTTCGTCTGCACGGTGAGGGCCGGCCGAGGATGCTGCTGGATCTTAATGCTGTGGACCACAACCTTGCGTTGGTTCTGGCCAATTTGGGATCTCAAGACTCGCGCAAACATCTGCGCTTGGTGGTCAAGTCGCTGCCGAGCATAGAACTACTCGAGTACCTGATGCGGGCAGCTCAGACTGAGCGACTGATGGTGTTTGATTTACCAAGGCTGCAGGTTATTACTGAGGCACTTCCGCAGGTGGATGTGCTCATGGGCAAACCCATGCCTGTGGCTGCCGTGGCGGCGTATTACGACGGCCACGACTCTGGCTTTGATCCTGCGCGGCAGTTGCAATGGTTGGTGGACTCCCCGCAGCGTTTACAAGAGTATTTGGCACTCGCCAAAGCGCGTGATCTGCGCTTGAGTATCAATATTGAGCTCGATGTGGGACTGAGGCGCGGCGGTGTGACCGCCGGGACTGTCTTAGATGAGATGTTGTCCGTCATCCAAGCGCACCCCAAGCATCTTGTGTGGTCCGGCTTCATGGGCTACGACGCTCACGTGGTGAAAGTGCCAGACCTTATCGCTGATACCTCTACGCTGTTCAGACAGGCTATGCAGGCTTATAACGCCGCAGTCGCTCAGCTCAAGCAAGACTTTCCATCCCTTACGCAAAATCTTGCCGCCGACCGTCCGTGCCTAAATACGGCTGGCAGCCCGACATTCCGCCTGCATCAGCAAGAGACGCTATGCAATGAAGTCGCCGTTGGCTCGGGAATCGTGCAGCCCACAGATTTCGACATTCCCAGTTTGGAAGGGCACCGGCCCGCGTGCTTTATCGCCAGCCCGGTCCTGAAGCAACTGGGCGCTTTGGAGCTCCCGGGCAACCAACAATTAGGGGCCTTGTGGGCGCGCTGGGACGTCAATCAGAGGCGCCGCTACTTTATTTACGGTGGCGACTGGAAAGCCAAGTATTACCAGCCAGCAGGACTCCAGCCAAACCCCCTATACGGGCGCAGCACAAATCAAGATTTGGTTTGCAGCTCGCCGGCCACAGCTTTGAACGTTGGCGATCACGTTTTTTTACGGCCCACCCAAAGTGAACGTGTCTTGGCACAGTTTGGCGACCTGTTTATTTGTCGGGGGAGCACTCACCTGGATCAGTGGACGACAATGCGTGTCTAA